Part of the Fundulus heteroclitus isolate FHET01 chromosome 20, MU-UCD_Fhet_4.1, whole genome shotgun sequence genome, ATCCTAAGCTTTAAAAGCTCAATGAAtcaatcatttaaataaaaatggaaagtaAATGGGTCAACTGAAAACCTAAAAACCGAGAGACCCATGGTAACACTGGAGGAGTTCCAGAAAgtcacagctcaggtgaaacAACCCATTGGCAGGAGAACAAGAGTCCTTCACTACACTAAATCTGGCCTTTGGGGAGAAGAAAGCTATTATACGAAAAAGCCGGAAGAACCTCAGTTTAAACTTGGCCACGAACCATATAAGGACACATCAAACAGTCGGAGGACGCaactctggtcagatgaaaccagaaCTGAACTATTTTGGCTGCCTCACAAATTTcctcctccctccatccatctttgaCCTTCAGCATCTTTCCTGAGAATCCATCAGTagctgaataataataataataatgtgagCTAATGACATTTGAGTAATTCCTGCAGTCCAAAGAATCCTTCATATTTATATTGCACAAACCCAAAAGTTTATCAGAGTCAACATTAAGCTGAAGGGAGCTAAATATATCCTGGAGGACAACTTGCTGGAGGCTGAAAAACTCTAGAGACTGAGATGGACattcaccttccagctggacGATGACCCCAACCATGCCGCCTGCACCACAACCGCctgctttagatcaaagcatatccaTATGCTAAAATATCCAGATCTAAACCTGCATAATAGTCCATTAAAGCTTAGAAATTGCTGTTCTGACTTAGCTTGAGCTAGTtagcaaagttttaaaaagcaggccacacttttcagatttttgtttaaaaaaaaaaaaaaactttggaaaactataaaaaaaataaataaaaaaattgcatatAATAGTGAAGTGTAATTGTCGGTGTATCACAGAAAATACATCAagctttgtggttgtaatgtggcaaaGTTCATGGTGCATGAATACTTCTGCGAGGCTGAGTATGAGCAGACGGACATTTTTAATGGCTTAACTCACGTGATTCAGAGTTAAGTCACGTGAAGGATTCCTACAAGActttttaatgaaaactttGTAGCAGCCTTTTAAACGCTGCCctgattaaaaggaaaaaaaaaacaatctttgaaCAGTTGCCAAAGGTCTGCAAGCATGCCAAAGATTTTAGGCATTGCCTAACTTTACGCAACACCAAAACCTGTTGAGCAAGACCTCAGAACAGGTTCTTCACTGACGGGGTTGTCTTACCTGATGTGGAGGGAATCATAACCGCCTAGAAGGGATTAAAACAAGATATGAGACACCTTTATGATTTCTAaagtaatattaaaatgtttggaagacaaaaaaaaaaaaattaccgttTCACTTGGCTGAAATATAAAGGCTGTGAATAGGAAcagaaatatacataaaaaaaaaaaaaaacatactagaACTAACTGACATTcttgtgtttttcctctgaaGAGACTTGTCCGACCCTCTCGGCGCGTCAGAAACGTGCCGCGCTCACCTTTGTTTCGCCGGTAGAAGATGCCCGGCAGCCGGTTGGAGCGTTTGAGGTAGAAAAAGGAGGCAACGGTGAGGATGAGGAACATGCTGATCAACAGAGTTCCCAGAAGGACAGAGGCCGCCACACCTGGGCCTCCTGCACCCAAACAGGAAACAAGTCAAGCTTAAAAACTGCTGCCAAAACCCCCGTTGACAGAGAAACTGGGAGTCAAGTTTTAGTCTGCCCTTCTTACCGATTTTAGGAATGACAGTTGTCACTGTTGTGTGGTTTTTACGGTCCAAAGTGTAATctaggaattaaaaaaaaagtctaaattatAGATCCAGTAAAACTTCCCCAGAACAATAAAGATTCTACGCCCTTACTGTATGTGCAGACGGTTACATTCTCCAAATCCACCGCTGCTGAGTCACAGAAAATGCACGCTGTGTTGCTGTTCTCCAGCACACGATAGAAGCAACCTGGACCATTTCAAGCAGAGAATATTTCACCACACAGCATCTTTGATATCATGACTTCAGGGGAAACTTTTCTCCCGCTGTTTATAAAAGAATAAACCAATGCAGAGTAACGCTGGAGCTTTTTTGCTTTAATGCTGTCGACATTTCAAATTAGTCTCCCGAAAGTACAGGAAAGGGGCATGAAGCTTCTGACGCGCTGAAAGCCTCCAGGAACCTGAAGGTCTTCATAACCCTTAATACTTTTCACATTGTTTacattacaaacaaacaaaagacaactaCAATGCATTTTGATGGTATTTTATGTGAGCGACAAAAAGTAGCACATAACTGAAGTGGAAGAAATAGGGTTCTCCAGGTttatattaaaaaggttttttacAAGttcaaatatacatatatataaaaaaagagtgACATTTATACATGGTGATCAGGCCTAAATAATGTGAAACCACCAAACAAAATTAagtgcattcaattatataaaaaaataaataaaaacaaaataaaattaaaaaaatcaccaaTATAGGGATTCATTTCAGCATTAATACATCTATAGTGAGCGTCCATGACATAGCCAACATGCAGGAACAAGGTGCTCTGCTCTGATGTGAACAAAATTAGACTTGTTGGACAAGTCTCTACATCAGGGGTGACCAACCTATTTGAAACTCAGAGCTACTTCATTAGCGTTGTGTCATCCGAAGGGCTACCGGTACTAACCTTTGAACTAGAAAAGTCAGAGttaattttaactttatgtaaaataaacatatttttcatggtTCGTTATAgattgtcattttaaatctatataaatgcaagtgtgaataaacaggaaaagtaatggggaaaaaaattgttttagatgcagctcactgttGGGCTGTTTTAAGAACAGGCTCATGGGCGCCACACatggtcctcgggggctacttggtgcccgcgggcaGCATGTTGGAGACTCCTGCTCTACATCaatggtgaaacatggtagtggcagcatcatgctgcaaggaagttttttgtttgttctggtTGGGGTAAAATCCATCGCAATTTCGGAAGGAGACCTGTTACAGGCATCAAAAGACGGATGGAGTTTCACCTTCCAGCCACATTGCCAACTTAAAAATACAGacgcagagctacaatggaatggtatAGATCACAGCATATTTCGTTGTCagattggcctagtcaaagtccagacctaaatgcaATTGAGAATCAGGAGCAAGACTTGAAAAGATGACAAAGTTTGAACTATTCCACAGAGACGGAAGTACAAACAAACTCAGGGCGCAGAATACAGACGTCTGTGAAAACTTTGGAAAACTGTGCATCATCTTCCTCCCacctcacaattatgcactactttgtgttgctctgtcgCATAAAacctctacaaaaaaaaaaaaaaagaaaaaaaaaaaaaaaaaaaaacccactgaaGATTTGTTACAAAACGTGGAATAATATAAGATTTAAAACCCGCCGTATTACCCGGTTCACAGTGAGTGTCGTTTGAGCACGAATTGTTCCCTTTCTGCTTCTCTCCACAGCACTCCAGTGAGTTCTGATGCAGGGCCTGTGAGCAGAGGACCAAACAGGCAACAATAAAGCTGTGAAACCTGAACCGCTGGCAGCAGTAGCAGCCCGACATCCGTTCATTACCTTCGTTACAGGCGTCTCCGGTCTGATCAGGATCACGGAGGCAGCCAAGACCAAAAGGAACGACAAACCCATACTGGAACCCTTGGGTACGAAACATTAAACATGaatcaacattaaaaaagcaaaatatctTCACTCAGAAACTCACACGCGACAATAAATGTGAGGAAATGTGAGGAAAGTCAGggacaaaaacaaatttcaggACATTTTCCATAATGGTAGTTTAGtcactaaactaaaaaaaaaaagtcagaaacaGGGCTTTTGTCTGAGGTTTGAACGCTTTTATCTAACCTGAATTTTGAAGAGAAAAGTCAGAAACTGTCATTTTAGTTTAGTGATATGATTTCCTTCATTTAAGCAAACTAATGTTTACTTAAAAGTCTTTGAGACGtccaagtattttaaaaaacatggaGAAAAGCAGTGTTTATGACTCAAAATATGATGAAACTCTTATATTTTGTGATAGAGCACAATTGtactgtttgatttttaaagtAGCCTGTTTGGCACCAAGCGCATAGAGAAACTGATCAATAGGAGTCTGGATTGCTAAATTTTCCTTTGATCAGCTCCAATTTGGTAAACGGCAAGTCAAATCCTTTAGGTCTTTGAAGCATTTAGACTCTAAAAACTAAATATGTATATTGAATAATTACTTAAGGGTAAATGCTTGTTTCCTGGTGTCCTGTCCTGGCAAATATCACAGAGAAACGTCTGCCGTTGTGTGTTTTGCGTGTCTGTTGGCTTGTGGGTCTCGTGTGCTTGCATGCAAATGCAAACCTAAACCGAGGAGAAAAGTCGCTCTGTAGAAAACtcgtggcagcagcagcagaggagtcAACGCCTCCGAGACAGGAAGCTGCCGTCAAACTTCAGGCATGCATTGCGCCATCCATGCACAGGTTGTTAAGTTTTTAATTCAACAGGAAATTAAGGGATTGCAAGACAATATCGACTcatctgtctgtttttgttcatttttttttatttaaaaatctcaTGTAACATCAATGcaaccagccaatcagaaagtttTAGAGCTTTTCGTGGTTTCCTCTGCAGACCGGCTTGATGATGATGCGGATTTCATTTTCTAAcgcaacatttcttttttcctaACCAAGCAATCAAGAAACGTGGTGTAAAGGGATGTGTTTACagaccggaaaaaaaaaaaaaacagattataaTTTTGGAGAGATttaatgaagacaaaaaaaaatgcattcagaTTGTTCAGTTCTTGTTTCAAACACCTGTCTGAGCTTTGTCAagagaaaaacaataattttgtcCAGCAGATATATaccatgttatttttatttatttttttatattaaaaaaaaacatttcattccCCCATTGATGCTACATTTGATAATTTGTttattagtatttatttatttgctcacGTCTTGCTATAGTTTTGATTTTCTTGTGGGGTGGTGAGAGAAATAAGCCATCCTAATTAGGCGTTGATCAAAACTAGGCCAGCTGGAGTTACGATCACATGATTCATATTTGCCTTGTAATCTTATCTAATCTTATACATATCAATGACAGCCGCTTTTATGGGAAAAACGCGCATGTTCCAAGGCCACAGAGAACAAGCTAGTGATCTGCATCTGTGACGGGCGGCGGAGTCTGGTTGTTGCGGACAGAAACAACGTAAACAGAGGAGCAGCAGGTTAGCGGCTGATCGCCAGGTGTTGCGCTAGCTAGCACCTGCCGTGGGAGCAGCGATACACAGACACGCCTAAATAAACGCACCTGACTTTGTTTCGTCCCCACCAGGTTTGATTACAGACAGAGAATCGGCTGTTGCTCGGTGCTGCGAGATTAAAACGGGGAAAAGTTCACCGAGCAGCCGGCCGGGcgggcggcggcggcggcaggcTTCGGCCTGACCAAAACTCACCTGCGTGGGTTAAAAAGCCGTGGGTCCGGTCTGCAGCAGAGCTGTAGCCACGCAGTCGCCGGTGTTCTCTGGTGGATTTGTCATGGACCCACCTCTGTAAAACCCTGTCTCGGACACAGATGATCTTACTACTCGGAGATactaggtttaaaaaaaaaaaaaaaaaaacctggaacGCGCACTTCCGGTATCGCTTTTCAGAATAAAGTTCAGACGCCACCGACACCAAATGAGTggtaaaaagtatatatatattatatttatatatatatatatatatatatatatatatatatatatatatatatatatggaattTTTACTGAATATTGAGTATACATATGGACTTTTTACTGAATattgagtatatatatatatatatatatatatatatatatatatatatatatatatatatatatatatatatatatatatatatattcacgcacctgaatgtatatatatatatggacttTTTACTGAATattgagtatatatatatatatattcacgcacctgaatatatatatgtatattcagGTGCGTGGGTGCTCTcagggtactccggcttcctcccacagtccaaaaacatgactgttgactgttaggttaattggcttctctaaattgtcctttggtgtgtgtttgtgtgtgaaaggttgtttgtcctgtttgtctatgtgttgccctgcgacagaatggcgacctgtccaggtgtaccctgcctctcgcccggtgaacgctggagataggcaccagcaacctccacgaccccatgagggattaagcgggtcagaaaacggatggatggatggatggatggatggatggatatattcAGGTCGGCAGGTTCACTGACTGAGCCAAAAATAATCTGCACCTAGTTTCAAGTCATTTGCGACTTCCAACATATGGCTTTTAAAGTAATGCCCTGTGTTCAGTTTCATCTTCatctctgacctgcttcccaTATCATGATGCCACCACTAATGTTGCAACGTGGGGGTGGTGTGTTCGGGGTGCCACGTGTAGCGATTTGCGTTACGGCTAAAATGTTCAACTGATCACATGTGACCTGAGGACCGGACCTTCTTCTACACGTTCGCCCTGTTTCCCAGTTTGTGACAAATTATTTAGCTCATTGAGGCTTTCTTTTTCCCAAACTATGACAGCCAGACTTGTTCTGTCTGTGCACAGCTAAAGGTTTTCCTGCAAACAgagtctcccacctgagccgcAGATcgttgcagctcctccagagttgcacctctttgctgcttctctgattatttGTGTTCATGTCCGGCCTCTCCTTTTTGGGTTTACAGCCATGTCTTGGCAGGTGCACAGCTTTCTTGTACTCATTCCATTTTTATATGATGAATTTAAAATTACTCGCtcagtgagatgttcaaagatATGAATGTTTGTTTATAACATAACACCGTTTACAACTTCAGCATAGTTGTATCCCTATTTTCTACTGTGGTAATGGTGTTAATTTATaatccgcttaatccctcatggggtcgcggggtgctggtgcctatctccagcattggtgttaatttatttaattttatttttttttaaaaaggaacaatAATTATACATAAACGTGGTAAAATGCCAGATTTGGCCATTAGGGTCATTTTGATCTGTAGTCCTCTGTAGGTTGATGGTGATTCTAACTAAGGAATCAGATAAAGGGCATATTGTACACTTAGCAGacagaaatggaaataaacacTACACAATGTATAGAGCAAAGTGATAGATTAAAGACATGCACAATGCTTAACCagaacatctttatttattacTGAGATACACTGGTAGACTCTTTTTAGTAATCAAGTTGCTTCTGAGGACGAATGCTTGCACTAAACTTTATTTAGggttatcagagtaaagggaacATATGTACACCATCTAGCCTACACAAAAATTGGATCAAATTGGTTGAGAActtataattattaaaaatatttgttcttAGAATATGGATTTCAATCTTTATAAACAAACAgcttaaaatgttacatttagcTGTATTCATTATTTGTGAAGCTTTGTATTTATCTAAGATCACTAAATTGACAAGGTTCTGTCAGCATCAATAGATGATTtataaacacaaattttaaaatttatttttgtgcaaaaacaaatagaTATATTGTAACCACAATTGCAGAAACATGTTGCGTTTTATCTGTGGTAATTTGGTCAATAATATGTCTTGTGTGTCTAATTAAAGCAGACCGAATAATGACAGCTCACGATGGGTCTCTTATCTACCATCAGCGAGCTACTTCAAGGGTATTCTGTTTCAAAGGAATGCTCGCCTCTTGTCCATCTTTTTTATACAAGAGTTAACATTCCAAAAGTATAAATAGAGGCATTGTTTGTATAGgtaaacagacaaaaaacagCCATACAAAAATATCCATCTCTTTTGTTTTCACGAGTGTGAGATCGTTACCACGTCCTAAATCTGCCCTTTTTCGACGGTCCGTAAAGGCAGCATCGTCTGCACTGAAGGTTCAAACGGCGGGAGATTTGCAACGGCTATTAgctaaaaagctaaaaagtcCTCGGGACCCGTGAGTTGATTCAGATACACATTTTTTGTCAGTTGTGCCACCTAGAATTAAAATTGTTGACTTTACCTATATGTATGTAGGAAAACATATGTCGTAACTTAGCATCTTTTTTTTAGCTAAGCCTTGTCTGTTTGAGTAAGATAGCTTAGCAAGTTAGCATGTTAAAACTAGAGCTAACTTGTTCTTTCAAGCAGGAAACCAAGCACAATGAGTTATGTGAGGAACATAAAGGAAATGTTGAACATACCAGCTGGAACCAGGTGATTAGATATTTTCTTTATCATGTGTCTTGTCAATCACTGTGTATAGATAAGTTACCATTTTAGGTTAAACATATTATACCATACCATATGAAGCGTATGGTGCTagctacaaactaaaacacgtccattaaaaaacaaaaataaaaagataatgcataaaataaaattatatatatatatatatatatatatatatatatatatatatatatatatatatatatatatatatatatattttttttttttaaacaaatgttttgttaaaaaaaaaaaactaaagcaaacTTCTCAGTTTCTCAGTTAatctgtggttgtttttttccccctcaacaAATGATGGCGACTAATTTATGTGGTAGAAATGTTGCCACCAATGGATACTCCGGTTTGACAGATTCCCAGCTTTTCTTTGGGTCACAGTTTTGGCATGAGCAGTCCCAGGGTATGTCCCAGGAAATGAGTCTGTCGTCCAGAAACTCCCAACAAAGTTCACAGGAGGTAAGTGTCTCTTTCCAGTCATATTCCATAAATTAGaattttattgaaaaggttATTTCAACATGTtcccaaagtgaaacacattatatagatttatCACACACAGATGGATGTTAAGCATTTGTTTCtattaattatgatgattttctgattacagctaatgaaaacatgacatttaagattagagtATTGGTTCAGATTaataggagaaaaaaatattttgaatgcagaaatgtgggcttaatgaaatgtatttttaataccTGCTTTAAGGTTATTTATAAGGTTTGCAAAGCTAATTTTAAGGTGCTAGGGGTTGTGATGTATGCTAGTTTTCACAaatggaggagaggaggaacaACTGTAAACCTTCCCTGGAACGGCCTGCTTTCCAAAGTTACTCAGACAGCCGATCGACGACTTTtccaggaggtcacagaagAAGCCAGAACAACGTCTGAAGCCCTGCAGCGCCCCCAACAcacccaaacaaaacaaaaacattgtaatCACTCCAACAGTCTGAAGCTTTCAACTGTATATTTACTTCGGAGAATTATAGAGACTTAAAAGAAAGATCTGTGTCAGTGACGGGTTAGGGATGCAAGTTATACATGAGATGAactgctgtttttatattttcgtTTATAGGGAAGTGACCCAAAATTTTTAAGCAGGTACACCTCTAAACCTAGCCTGTTTGGAGACTTGAAGGACAAAGCGAGAACCTCGAGCTTGCTCGACAAGTTTGAAGAGGAcaggaaaaaagcaaaagaaaaaagtgacaGGTGAATCTTTGATCCATAAAGTTGAATCAGTCATGTTTGATAACAAAAAGTCTGCCTGTTAATATGTGTTTGTTCATTGTATTTACGCTCTTTCTATTTCCTTTTAATAGTGATCAATTCCTTAAAGAATCCCAACATATCAGAGAAACTCTCATCAATGTAAGGATGCATGGACTGCCATTGTGTGTCCATCTCGTAGCCTCCGTCCTCCATCTGTTTAAACCGTGCTACTTCTTTCAGATTCAACAACTGGTGGCTGGCACTGAGAAAAATACGACTGTGTGCCAAACAATCTTCAATACGTTTGAAAGTTTTGCATCTTCATGTAAGTTTTCTGCCAGTATCTTTCTTCTTCTGCGTTTTCTGGGCTGGGTTTATGTGCTGGAACAAAGGCAGGGACGGGTGAAACTCCTCTTGGCTCCCCGGCTTCCCTCCACACTCTTTAAACATGCGTGTCAGaccattttgtgttgtttaagttgACCTTAGAATTGACTTGGCATGCTTGCTGCTGACTTATCTGGGGTACATCCTGGGTCTCACTCAATGTCCCTATTTTGATAGGAATAAAATCAACATGGAGTAACAATGgaagaatataaaaaataaaacaatgtgcaAAACGTTTGTTTtccagtaggtggtgctgttTGCCCTGTTATTACAATTCATATAAAACGCCCACGTAATACCTCATTTAGCAGGAGCTAGCTTtcttgagtttttcttttttttttgtgctgaacCCAGCCATTTTTTTGATTTGTTAATCAATTTAATAATTACCTATTAATGCTTTAGGCCTAAATAACTTCCTAAACTAAAGAGATGTACCAGTCTTTTGCAAACAagtgattttaaacttgatcTTCAGGCATTTTATTGCCAGCAAATGCAAGGACACAACTTGGCCCATTTTTTTGAGTTGATTCTATGAATAGCAGCAGGATTTTCATAAAACAGGATTCCTTTCATGTCTGCAAGAATCGGCAATTTGTTTGAAATAATAAGGTTAAATAAGGGGAAAtggaatattaaaaatatttgtccAGAAGTGATGATACATATCATTGACATTCATTTTGAAATGAGCTGACCTCATTGCACGTTACATTGCCTGTCTTTTCACTATCTACCGCTTTAGTGAAAAACAGTTTGGAGCGCTTTCAAAGAGACATTTCGCAGATGTTTGAGACTTTGGTGGACAAATTAAGCTCTCAGAAGGAAGTGATGACAGAGCTGGAGGATAAACTTCAAAAGGTCTGCAATTTTAACCTATTTTTTTGACAGAGGTAAAAACAGATCATCATTTCATCAATAATGAGtataaattttccttttttttctagaatGAGGACAGCACAGCAGGGCTGGAAACACAACTGAAAAACTTAAGCAAGAGTCTGGAGTGTCTCAGAGAGGAGCAGGAACGGGAACAAAGAATGCTGGAAGAGGCCCTGACGGTGCTCAGCTCTCTTATCCCTAAGCCGTCAGATAAACCCAGTCCTAAAGCCACGACAGACAGTGCCGTTCAGACATCCCCAGAGAGGCACCAGTCTGTGCCCTACATTCTGGAGAATAGCCAAACCGACTGCACACAGCTTCCACAAGAACCGTACGACCTTAAATGTCAGGCTGGTACCTCCCTCCAGCTTCACAGTCGCTTCCACGGGAAGAGAAGACTAAAGCCAAACAGCCAGAGGCGCAAGAAGAGACCGCTCGTGATCTCCCAGAGGAGAAACCAGTCGGTTCCGGATGAGAACGTCAAACCTAAGAAGCCACAGATTACATCAGGGTCCTTTCACGCGGACTGTGGACGGAGCACCCTGGCCGACCAGCAGAACCTCCACCCGGGCAGCCTGACACCAGCGAAGAGAGGAAGCAGGTCCGGCGGGGGCGCAGGACGTTTCATCACCCCGCTGAGCTGCTGGTCCCAGGACAGCAACAGCTCCGAGTGCCTCGCTGCCCTGGACCCCATCCTGGAGAAACTGTCCGCTGAGTCAAAGAGTGGCGCCCCGGAGGAGCACCCCGGCTTGTGGGAGCTGTTTGACTCAGACTTAGGCTTTTAGAGGGAAGCTTAAAGCACACAGCTTTCTTTGTCTGGTTCTCATTAGTGAATAAGAGTCACATCTgttaatataaaacaatatttattattactgtAACCAGAGTTATGTTGAAAagctcttctgttttttttctgaacacaaGGGTAGTTTAAGAATATATA contains:
- the iho1 gene encoding interactor of HORMAD1 protein 1 — protein: MSYVRNIKEMLNIPAGTRNVATNGYSGLTDSQLFFGSQFWHEQSQGMSQEMSLSSRNSQQSSQEGSDPKFLSRYTSKPSLFGDLKDKARTSSLLDKFEEDRKKAKEKSDSDQFLKESQHIRETLINIQQLVAGTEKNTTVCQTIFNTFESFASSLKNSLERFQRDISQMFETLVDKLSSQKEVMTELEDKLQKNEDSTAGLETQLKNLSKSLECLREEQEREQRMLEEALTVLSSLIPKPSDKPSPKATTDSAVQTSPERHQSVPYILENSQTDCTQLPQEPYDLKCQAGTSLQLHSRFHGKRRLKPNSQRRKKRPLVISQRRNQSVPDENVKPKKPQITSGSFHADCGRSTLADQQNLHPGSLTPAKRGSRSGGGAGRFITPLSCWSQDSNSSECLAALDPILEKLSAESKSGAPEEHPGLWELFDSDLGF
- the c20h1orf159 gene encoding uncharacterized protein C1orf159 homolog: MGLSFLLVLAASVILIRPETPVTKALHQNSLECCGEKQKGNNSCSNDTHCEPGCFYRVLENSNTACIFCDSAAVDLENVTVCTYNYTLDRKNHTTVTTVIPKIGGPGVAASVLLGTLLISMFLILTVASFFYLKRSNRLPGIFYRRNKAFIFQPSETAVMIPSTSVRKPRYVRRERPSATSTLNSAAVPTSATTQVYNVSEK